The nucleotide sequence TAGAAGATATAAAAAATGTAAATGGTATAGGCGACAAGACATTTGAAAATCTAAAATCAGATATATCAGTATCAGGCACTACAAAGATAGATGACACAAAATCAAAAACAAAATCAAAAATAAAATCTAAAAAAGATGAGATAAAAGAAAAAGCAAGTAAAAAGAGTGATGAAGTAAAAGAGAAAAAAGATAGTGCTAAAGACGATAGTATAAAAGAGATAAAAGATAATAAAGAAAAGCTAAAAGATAAAGCACAAAAGAGTAAAACTAAAAAAGAGAAGAGTAAAGAGTAATAAAAGCTAGAAATTTATAAAAATTCTTACATAAAGATACATAAAAATAGTTAGGAGCGCATAGCGTTCCTAATAAAAAAATAGATTGGTTTTTATATATCTGCCTGCTTTTTAAATTCTATAACCTAGTTTGTCTACTTTTTAAATTTTATAAATTAATAAGCTCATCTAATAGATCTTGTAAAGTAATACTTCTTAAACTATCCTCTAAAGCTTCTTGTGCTTTTAGGAAGTGACCAGTTAAGAGTCCCTCGATCTTGCTACCAAGTGGGCAGGCTTTGGGTGAGTCAGAGTGGATCTTAAAAAGTTTTTCTTTATCATTTACTGCGTTAAAGATTTGAAGGAGGGTTA is from Campylobacter concisus and encodes:
- a CDS encoding helix-hairpin-helix domain-containing protein, which translates into the protein MKKIIFSLLAAASTLLAAINLNTATKEELMSLDGIGSSKADAIIEYRKANKFNSIEDIKNVNGIGDKTFENLKSDISVSGTTKIDDTKSKTKSKIKSKKDEIKEKASKKSDEVKEKKDSAKDDSIKEIKDNKEKLKDKAQKSKTKKEKSKE
- a CDS encoding Rrf2 family transcriptional regulator; this translates as TLLQIFNAVNDKEKLFKIHSDSPKACPLGSKIEGLLTGHFLKAQEALEDSLRSITLQDLLDELINL